A single genomic interval of Lathyrus oleraceus cultivar Zhongwan6 chromosome 7, CAAS_Psat_ZW6_1.0, whole genome shotgun sequence harbors:
- the LOC127100378 gene encoding vesicle-associated membrane protein 714 has translation MAILYALVARGTVVLAEFSAVTGNTGAVARRLLEKLPTESDSRLCFSQDRYIFHILRSDGLAFLCMANDTFGRRIPFSYLEDIQMRFMKNYSRVANYAPAYAMNDEFSRVLHQQMEFFSSNPSVDTLNRVRGEVGEIHTIMVDNIEKILERGDRIELLVDKTATMQDSSFHFRKQSKRLRRALWMKNFKLLALLTCLIVLLLYFIIAACCGGITLSSCRS, from the exons ATGGCGATCCTCTATGCTTTGGTTGCCAGAGGCACCGTGGTTTTGGCGGAGTTCAGCGCCGTCACCGGCAATACAGGCGCCGTCGCTCGTCGCTTACTTGAGAAGCTTCCAACCGAATCGGATTCCAGACTTTGCTTCTCTCAGGATAGATATATCTTCCACATACTCCGATCCGATGGCCTCGCCTTCCTTTGTATGGCCAATGACACCTTTGGAA GGAGAATCCCTTTCTCATACTTGGAAGATATCCAAATGAGGTTTATGAAGAACTACAGCAGAGTTGCCAATTATGCACCAGCTTATGCAATGAATGATGAGTTTTCAAGGGTTTTGCATCAGCAAATGGAGTTTTTTTCTAGTAATCCCAGTGTTGATACACTCAATCGTGTGAGGGGTGAAGTTGGCGAG ATACACACTATCATGGTGGATAATATTGAGAAAATATTGGAGAGAGGTGACCGGATTGAACTTTTAGTTGACAAGACAGCAACAATGCAAGACAGTTCATTTCACTTTAGGAAGCAATCGAAGCGCCTTCGAAGAGCTCTTTGGATGAAAAATTTCAAACTCTT GGCGTTATTGACGTGCTTGATTGTTTTACTCCTTTACTTTATAATTGCTGCTTGCTGCGGTGGCATTACTCTATCATCCTGCAGATCTTAA